The genomic stretch CGAGCGTTACCTTCGGATACTTCGTGTTCGCTGAATAATCTGAGGCGCTAAAAGCACCGCCGTAGCAAGAGCACCGATCACAAAACCACCCGCGTGAGCCTGCCAGGAAATCCCGGGAACGAGGAAGCCAAAGGCAACGTTCACAGCGATCATAATCATGAGGGCCCGTATATTATCCCGTTCGCGCAGAACCACCATAATCACCAGGTAGGCACCGATCAGCCCGAAAATACCGCCGGATGCGCCCACAACCTCCGCAGTTGGATCGTCCAGAAGAAGTACGCCGAAAGAACCGCCTACGATGGAGAGCAGGTATACGAGCAGGTACCGCCACCATCCCATCATCTGTTCAAGGGCAATACCAAAGATATAGAGGGAGAGCATATTCATCACAATATGTGAGTAATCGTTCTGTGAGTGTAAGAAACCACTGGTCAGCACACGATAGTACTCCCCCGTGAATTCGGTGTAATCCCATTTCAGGGCAAACATGGAATACACCCAATACTGCGGGATGATGAGCTGAAGCAGATATACCACTACGTTAATCCCGATCAGGGTGTAAGTTACGTAGGGAACGAACCTGCGCGGTGCGCGCGCCTGATATTGGCGTCCATATAGCTCTCGGTAGCAGTCAGGACAGATCATCCCGACATCCAGATTAATTTGGCATTCCCCGCAGGCGGGACGCATGCACCGTTTACACCGTGCATAGCTCACACGGTCGGAATGCCGCGGGCAGGTGGGCTCCGTCTGAGAGCTATTTTGCTGTGGATTAGATGAGTAGTCCACGTTTTTCCTTTCATACGCTCTTACTCAGTCCCTCGGTTCCCGTGGGCCGACCTATGGATACGCGAAGAACGCAGATACGGTGAAGGACCCGTCCCGGTTGCCCAGGCGGGTCCTTTCCCAACACGAAATTAGAGTTTCTTAATGTCGATTGAAGAGATCACAACGTCCTTTACCGGGCGATCCTGTGCACCGGTTTCAACGCTTTCAATAGCGTCTACAACCTTCTTTGAAGCTTCGTCGGCAACCTCACCGAAGATGGTGTGGCGACCGTTCAGCCAAGGAGTCTCTGCCGTGGTAATGAAGAACTGCGAGCCGTTGGTGCCGGGGCCTGCGTTCGCCATTGCGAGCAGGTAGGGCTTAGAGAAAGAAAGCTCGGGGTGAATCTCGTCCTTGAACTGGTAGCCGGGACCGCCAATACCCATGCCGAGAGGGTCACCGCCTTGAATCATGAAGTCCTTGATAATACGGTGGAACACCACATCTTTGTAGAGCGGAGTGTTCATAACCTCGCCGCTGCGGGGGTGCTTCCACTCTTTAGAACCGTCTGCCAGACCGATAAAGTTCTCAACGGTCAGCGGTGCATGGTTGCCAAAGAGATCAACGACGATATCACCGTAGTTGGTGTGAATAGTTGCTTGAGCTGTTGCATTAGTCATAGGTCTATTTTGTCATGTTGTCTCTATGATGCGCTAGAAGCCGCGCTATCACGGCGTCACGTTAAATTTAGCCTGCTGAGAAAACACGGGCGGTTTATCAGTATTTTTAGCTGAGGTGAGGGTTTCAACAAGCATTTTTCAGGGTAATTCCTTATGCTGAGAGGTGAACATTTACCCGCGTACGTGAGGTATTGCGGTATGACTAATGGAGGTTCACGATGTTCTGCAAAAAGCGCAAGGCTCGTAAAGCCGCGAAGAATTCGGCTGTCGTCGCCGCTATGGCCATGGCAGAGAAGGCCGATGACCTGAATATCCCCGGGCACGCAGATATGTTTGCTGAGAAGCTCACCGGCAAGAAAAAAGCCATGAAGAAGGCTCGCAAAACCGCCTCGAAAACCGCACGCAAGGCTCATAAAGAGCTGGCACGCATCGAGCGCAACGGCGGTAAGCGCCCCCGTAAGGGTCTAGCTCTGGTGGGTCTGGTTCTTGCGCTGGGGATTGGAGGCGTTGCCGCCTACAACGCGGCCCGCCCGGTTGAAGACCCCTGGAAGAGCGCCTAGTTACCCCTCTCCCCCATATCCGAAAAGCCATTTTCTTGATTCCCTTGTTCTACAGGGTGGATCGCGGAAGATGGCTTTTCTGTTTTTAAGGTTCCTCTACTGAGGTCATATAAGTCTGATGCCAGTACCAACGTGCAAACACGTAGTTCACTGTGTACGCCCACTGGGTTCTAGAAGCTTCAAGATGGCAATCGAGACAAAGAGAGCCGATACCAACCAAAGGAGATCTCCCCAGCCGAAAGGTCGAAAGAATGCGACGCCAAAGCCCGTGATCATCGCGGATGCTGCCGCTAAGATTACCGAAGTAATCAGCGGAACACGGCGCGGCAGAAAGAAGTGGGCAGTCCATAATAGGGCCATCAGGAAGAAAATGGCAGATAGTCCTCGCCACCACGGTTCCAACTTGGCGATCCCGGTATCGTCCGAGGTGACAACTGCGGCTACCCAGCCGATGATAAAACCAGTGCCACAACGGTCACGGCCATAAGACCTGAAGCCACGCGGGAAATGTCGTTATCCTTTTTCATCATATCGGTCATCAAGGTGCTCCCATCGCCCAGGCAGAGCTTCTATCCCACTGTTTATACCTATCACGGTTAGATCACAAAGGGCGGCGCCAAAAGCATCATTGGACGGATATTGGCTGAATATTCAGCGCCGCAGCAGATAGAGCCTGCTGAATTATCTGGTGAAGAAGACTATTTCGACAAGGATAAGTCATATGCACAGCAGAAGGCTAGTAGGTTCGGTATTGTGCAGACACGCATTCTGACCATTAGCCCGTTGTATATGCAGCAAGCAGGCAGATATAGCAAAGAGGCCTCAGACATAACGTCTGAGACCTCTTCAGAAAACTAGTCCGGCGACAACCTACTCTCCCACACCCATCAAAGTGCAGTACCATCAGCGCAAAGAGGCTTAGCTACTGGGTTCGGAATGGAACCAGGCGTTTCCCTCTCACTATAATCACCGAAACGTGGAGGCGAGGGGACTCGAACCCCTAACCCTCTGCTTGCAAAGCAGATGCGCTACCAATTGCGCCACGCCCCCGCGGTGCTCTACTACTATAAACTACTTTTTATAACGTAAGCAAATCCAGCAGAGCGTTTCTTATGAGAAGTACATCACAAGATTTACAGACCCCTAAAAATTGTTTCCTTCACACGAATGTGCATTTCTTTGAGCCCCTCCAGCGTGACCCTCTGTTCACGCATATACGTTTGAGCCACATCGACGAGGTCTTCGGGATTTCCATCAATAACAATAATCAGACTGTCCTTCTCCCCCGACTTACGGCTGCTGCTTTTTCCTGAGGTATCGTCTATCCAGCGTGCCGTGAAGCTCTTCAAGTTATTGAATTCCTGGGTCTCCATAGCATCCTGAAGCGCCATAGTTATCAGATTCAAACGCTCGGCACCCAAAACCTGAATTGAAATATCCGCGGTAGCACCCGAAGGAACCTGAAGTTTATTGCGCTGCACGGTATATTGCACTCGCATTCCCTGCGAGAACTGCGCGTTTTGCAGGGTTCGCAGATTTTCCTTGATCTTGTTCCATGCGCCCTTCGTGAGGCTTGCATCGACGTCAAGGGTATTCGAATCGTTGTCTTTTTGAATGCTCAACGCATCAACAGCATAGCGAGGTACTGAAACCCCTAGAATTGTTCCCCACTCAGCTTCGGATATTCCTTGTGGGGCAGGAATGGTCATAGCTGCTTCATTATCCGAGGGTTCAAGAGTAATGGACTCGGGGTGTCCATATTCCCACAAGGCCGAAAGAGCACGTGCGGTACCGGCAGAATCTTGTCGCCCACGACTCGTTATCGAGATACGCCCAATAAGTTCAAGATTATCCTCAGAGTTATCGTCCTTGTTCCGACCCTGAATCGTAAATTCTTCGACCTTGAGATAGGTTCCGTCAATATTCTCTCGAATATCGCGCTCCCATTTTTCAAGCTGTTTCCTCCGCGAAACAGTCGCCGCCGCCTCATCGCCTAATATTCCAGCACGGGCAAATTGGGGCATCATCGCAACAACGTCGGCAGCCACGATGCATCCCGCCGTCAGCAAAAGCGAGCGCCTGCTCAGAGAATTCACGCGCTGAGGAACATATTTCTTCCATCCGCTAGACTGAGCATCTTTGTGTGCAACATCGTTATTTTCCGCGTTCTGCGACATTACGATATTCCTTTCACCGGTGAGTGAGATTCTACGTTTTTATCTCTACTCCCAGAATACCCAATACCGTCGCAGAAGAACTCATCAGGACTGTCTCATCCGCTTCACATCACATGAGATTACGTTCAGGCAGATTAGTACGCGCGCCATAAACACTTAAAGCTGTGGGGCAAGAATTACTGCAATTCTTGCCCCACAGCTTTGTCTTCGGATTATCCTAGGCAGATTCAGCTTTTTGAGTTTCTTCTTCATGCTGCCCGGCATTGTTTTGTTCAAGTGCCTCGTTCTGGAGTGTCACATCGGCTGCCGCAAGTTCGGCAATACGGATTTCCCCGGTAGTGGGGTCATCATAGGTGACATATTCAGGATGCCCCTCGATCTCAGTACCGTCATTTACGTGAGTCTCCGATATTAAGAAACCGTGTGCACCTAAAATTTTGGCGACTCGGTCAATATCTTGAGGGGTTGGCGTATGGTCTACCACACGACGAATGTATTCGTTAATGCGTTGGTCACTTACATACGCCTCGCCGCGAGCGGCACGCGACTGCATAAGACGACGCACAACTTCTTGAAGCTGTTCATCAGTCAAACGCATTTTCAAAATTGCCATAACCGCTGCACGGTCTTGAACAGGAACGTCCTTCGGGTAACCGACACTGAGCCAGTCAACAACACGCGAGATGATGTTTTTATCCGGCATCGGATACCTCCTCTATACGTTCATCATATCTATCTTCAAGCATGTATTTAGTGACCTCCACCGGTCACACCAAAGATATTCCACCCAAAAGTATGGAAGATGAAATCTTTGGCGACCCACAGAATGCCAATAAACACAATTCCTATGATGATAGCAAATACAACGCTCGCGGCAATCTTTGAACCGCGACTAGGAGGCTGAATCTCGATGAGTTTACCGTCTGCCGTGTACTCGGTATCCCCCGCCAGCAAGCGCATTCCAAAGGCATAGAGTGCTGGCAAACCGGCACCTAAGAAAAGCCCAGCAAGAACAACAGGGACGATTTTTTCAAACAATTCGAAAAGAGACATTATGCACCCGCCTTTTCACGTGCCGGAGAGGGTAATTCAGTAATGTCTTGATCGTCGCTTCGACGACTCTCAAGAGTTTCGTCCTGAGTCTTCTCAGTCTCCCCATTCTTGCTGTCGTTCCAGTCGGCGGTTACGTTCGATGCATCCACAGCATCCTTCTGGGAATGGCGCCACATCCAGATACTAAAGGCCAGCAGGATCAAGAAGACAACCAATTCACCCACGTAATGAGTGTTCGTCAGGTTATTCAGTCCCGTACCAATCAGCCACGTAATAGCACCGATAGCGGCAGCGGCGGGAAGAGTAATAACCCAGGCGATCACCATACGCCCGGCAACACCCCAGCGTACTTCTGCGCCTTTACGACCCAAACCGGTACCCAGAATTGAGCCGGTAGCAACATGGGTGGTCGAAAGTGCCATGCCAAAGTGCGAAGAGGTCAGAATAATTGCTGCGGAGGCTCCGTCGGCGGCTACGCCCTGCGGGGTATCAACTTCCACAATGCCCTTGCCTAGGGTGCGGATAATGCGCCAGCCACCCAGGTAGGTACCCAAAGCAATGGCTATGGCACAGGATGCTTTGACCCAGAACGGGATAGCATCGTCGTCTTTTACGGTACCGGAAGCAACTAGGGCTAGGAAGATCACGCCCATAGTTTTCTGCGCATCGTTGGTGCCGTGCGCCAAGGACATAAGGGATGCGGTGCCCACCTGACCCCAACGGAATCCGTTGGTCTTCTTATCATCAGATACCGGCGAGGCGACGCGGTATACCAGCCATGTACCCACCGTAGAAACAAGAGCCGCTACAACCGGGGACATCACGGCGGGAATTACGATCTTGGAAACAACGCCTTCCCACTGCACACCATTGAGCCCCATAGCGGCAAGCGCGGAACCGATCAAACCACCAAAAAGAGCGTGGGAAGAACTGGAGGGAAGCCCAAAAAGCCAGGTCAGCACATTCCAGAGAATACCGCCTACAAGGCCGGTAAAGACGATCAACATGAGATCGGCGCCGTTGGTACTGATATCAATCCTGTCAAGGTTTACCAGCCCTTTACCGACGGTTTTAGCAACCTCAACGGATAGAAAGGCACCCACTAGGTTCAGCGATGCTGACAACGCCACCACTGTCTTAGGCTTAAGCGCACCGGTAGCGATGGAGGTCGCCATCGCGTTTCCGGTATCGTGAAAGCCGTTTGTGAAGTCGAAGGCCAGTGCCGTCAACACCACAATCACGAGGATGATAAGTTCAGTAGTCACATTTTGATTATGGAATGTCTCGCGTAAAATCTAAAGTATTCTTCCCCGAAACGAAATAACACTTAAAACAACATAAACCAACACAATGCCTGTGGGCTACAATGCCTCATCTTAACCTAAAAACCCGATAAATAAAGGATATACGGATAATAAATCCACCATATATCACGAGCCTTTTCCATGGTTTTCTGTGGTTTATAGCGTTTCCTAAGATTCTCCCCAACAGCAGGTCTCCTCATGTATAACACGTGTTCATCTACTGTTCATGTAGATGCGAGGATTTATGACGCAGCGCGATTATAAGGTTTGTAGTTCCATCTAGGAACACTACATATTTGAGAGAATTTAGCGGAATTTTGGTAATAAAACGAAGGACCCCGAGTTGCATACTCGGGGTCCTTTTCTAAAACTAGTCCGGCGACAACCTACTCTCCCACACCCATCAAAGTGCAGTACCATCAGCGCAAAGAGGCTTAGCTACTGGGTTCGGAATGGAACCAGGCGTTTCCCTCTCACTATAATCACCGAAACGTGGAGGCGAGGGGACTCGAACCCCTAACCCTCTGCTTGCAAAGCAGATGCGCTACCAATTGCGCCACGCCCCCGCATTAGCGGAAAATCGCTATGAAGTTCTAAATGGAATCTGTAGATTCCTGCCAGGCCTGACGGACCTGCTGCGACTGAACCTTTTTGAAGCCCAGAAATGCCACGATCGAGACAGCCGCAAGAACAAAGAGCTTTTTCATAGCAACCTTTCGTCATGGAGAGTGGGCGTACCAAGACTTGAACTTGGGACCTCTTCGTTATCAGCGAAGCGCTCTAACCGCCTGAGCTATACGCCCTCCCATTCCGGCGGAATTCTCCGCAAGAACGAAATATAACTATACAGATGTTTTACCCTGTTGCCAAATCTCTTAGATGTGCATTACAACACAGACAGAAGCCCCATAAAACCAGAAAACCGGGGGAGTATCACTCCGATACTCACCCCGGTCGATAACGCACAAAGACGGCGGTTTTAGATACTCAGGACTATCTTATGATTCGTCGCTGAGGGTCAGCGTAATACCACCCACGAGCTTAGCGGCCAAGTTATACAAAATTGCGCCGATCATACTCAAAAGCGTGAAGATAACGGTGTTAATGACCGACAGAATAGTCGTTGCCAAAGCCACCTGACCGATATTGACCATCTGGGTAATATCAATATTGGTGTTACCGGTACCCATGGAGGTTAAGATCTGGTTCACGCCAGTAAAAGCACCCGAGGCCTGCAAGAAAAGCCAGAGGATTACCGAAGCCACAATGGTCACAATGCCCAGAGCCATAGAGAGCAGGAAGACCATCTTCGCAACCGACCAGGTATCAATTCGCTGAACCACCAGACGAGCGCGGCGAATACGCGAACGCGGAACCGGGCGGATAGACTGGCGTCGTTGTCCCTTATTCTTAGGACGCGCGCCGTTGGCAGGACGCTTCGCAGAACGCTGCTGTGATGAACCACCAGGCTTAGATGCGTTATTTTGCCGGTTAGAAGCATTCGTACCGCCCGCAGGGGATCCCTGTGCTGCGGGTGCCGTTTGTTTTCCTGGAGCCGACCCCTGTGGGTTTGCGCTCATTAGTTACCTCCGTCTACATCGGTGGATGCGGTGGTTGGCGTATTTTCTTGCGTATCCACCACCTCGGAATTTATCACAGATTCTTCTGTGGCTTCCACCTCAGCGTCGTCTTCTTTCTGTTCATCTAGCTGGCGATCTTGGTTACGAGCAATACCAATAATGCTATCGCCCTTACCCGGCTTCGCAAAGATAACGCCCATAGTGTCGCGTCCCTTGGCAGGAACTTCGCTCACATTGGTGCGAACAACCTTACCGCTCTGCATCACCACGAGCACCTCATCGTTCTCAGATACGATCAGGCCACCCACAAGAGCGCCACGGCCTTCCACAAGCTTAGCAACCTTAATACCGAAACCGTTACGACCCTGAACGCGATATCCCTCAACATGAGTACGCTTGGCGTATCCGCCCTCGGTCACGACGAACACGAAGGACTCAGGGATAACAACCTGTGCCGAGATCAGTTCATCACCGTCACGGAACTTCATGCCGGTCACGCCCGAAGTCGAACGCCCCATAGGACGCAGAGACTCATTGTTAGCGTGGAAGCGCAACGACATACCATTGCGCGAAATCAGCAGAATATCATCTTCGGGGGAGACGAGGAACGCAGAGACCACTTCGTCATCGTCACGCAGGTTAATCGCGATTAGACCGGCGGTACGGTTCGTATCGTAGTCGCTCAGGCGAGATTTCTTGACCAATCCACCCTTCGTGGCAAGAACCAGGTACTCGGCATCCTCATAGGTCTTCAGGTCCATGACCTGGGCAATATGCTCATCCGGCTGGAATTCCAAGAGGTTCGCCAAATGTTGTCCCTTGGCATCACGCCCAGCCTCTTGCAGTTCATAGCCCTTGGTGCGATATACGCGCCCCAAATTGGTGAAGAACAGAATCCAGCTGTGTGTGGTGGTCACGAAGAAATGCTCCACAACATCGTCGCCACGCAGCTGAGCGCCTCGAATACCCTTACCGCCGCGATGCTGGCTGCGGTACTGGTCGCTGCGGGTACGTTTGATATATCCGCCGCGGGTAATCGTCACGACAACTTCTTCCTCAGGAATAAGGTCTTCCATCGACATATCGCCGTTGAAACCGCGCAGAATCTCGGTACGGCGGTCATCGCCGTAACGATTCACGATCTCGCCCAGTTCCTCGGAAATAATCTCGCGCTGGCGATCTTCAGAGGCAATAATCGCGTTGTATTCCGAAATGAGGCGCTGCAGCTCGTCGTGGCGATCCTGAATCTTCTGGCGTTCCAGAGCCGCCAGACGACGAAGCTGCATATTCAGAATTGCCTGAGCCTGCGCTTCATCAATATCCAGGAAGTCCATCAAGGCCGAACGAGCTTCATCGGCTGTGGGGGAGCGGCGGATAAGTGCAATAACCTCATCCAGAGCGTCCAGAGCCTTGAGCAGACCGCGCAGAATATGCGCTTCTTCCTCAGCCTGACGCAGACGGTACCGAGTACGACGCACAATCACGTCCATCTGGTGGTTTACCCAGTGGCGAATAAAGGCATCAAGCGAGAGAGTACGCGGAACGCCATCCACAATCGCCAGCATATTGGCAGAGAAGTTCTCCTGCAGCTGGGTGTGCTTATACAGGTTGTTGAGTACAACCTTGGGCACAGCATCGCGTTTGAGCACGATCACGAGGCGCTGGCCGGTACGGCCGGAGGTCTCATCACGCAGATCGGAAATTCCGGTGACTTTACCTTCCTTGATGAGATCGGCAATCTTAATCGCCAGGTTATCGGGGTTTGCTTGGTACGGCAGCTCGGTCACCACAAGGCAAGTGCGCCCGTGGATCTCTTCGACATTGACAACCGCGCGCATCGTAATGGAACCGCGGCCGGTGCGGTAAGCATCCTCAATACCCTTGGTACCCAAAATGGTGGCGCCAGTGGGGAAGTCCGGTCCCTTAATACGCTCCATGAGGGCACTCAGAAGCTCTTCATTCGTGGCATTCGGGTTCTTCAGGAACCATTCCACACCTGCGGCAACTTCACGCAGGTTATGCGGAGGAATATTGGTTGCCATACCCACGGCGATACCTGAGGAACCGTTCACCAGAAGGTTCGGGATTCGCGCCGGCAATACCGTAGGCTCAAGCGATTTACCGTCATAGTTAGGCTGAAAATCAACGGTATCTTCATTGATGTCACGCACCATTTCCAGGGCAATAGGCGCCATCTTCGTCTCGGTATAACGCGGAGCCGCAGCGCCGTCATTACCGGGGGACCCGAAGTTACCCTGACCGAGCGCCAGAGGATAGCGCATAATCCAGCTCTGGATTAGGCGTACAAGGGTATCGTAAATGGCGCTGTCGCCGTGGGGGTGGAATTGACCCATCACATCGCCCACCACGCGAGCGCACTTATTGAAGGCACGATCGGGTCGATACCCGCCGTCATACATCGCGTAGATTACACGACGATGCACAGGCTTGAGTCCATCACGCACATCGGGCAGGGCGCGACCGATAATAACCGCCATTGCATAGTCCAAGTAAGAACGCTGCATCTCGGTCTGCAGATCTACCTGTTCAATATGACCGTGGGGATCGTCAAGCACAATCTCACCACTATTTGTGGTGACCTCGATATCTGGGTTTTCGCTTTGGTTTTCTTCACTCATAGTTGTTCCGTTCCTCTGTGACTCTCTCGCTTATATTCCGTTTGGGAAATATAGCCAATTGGCTATATGCCAAACCCTTTAGATATCGAGGAATCGAATGTCCTTGGCGTTCTGCTGAATAAAGTCGCGGCGTGCTTCCACATCTTCACCCATCAGAACCGAGAAGATCTGATCGGCAGCAGCCGCATCCTCCATCTTCACCTGAAGCAGGGTACGGCGTTGAGGATCCATCGTGGTATCCCACAGCTCGGTATAGTCCATCTCGCCAAGACCCTTATAACGCTGAATGCCGTTGTCTTTGGGTAGACGCTGATTCTTTGCCTGACCGCGCGCTAGAGCCTCATCTCGCTCGGCATCCGAGAACACATAATCATGCGGAGCGTTCGACCACTTGATGCGATACAGCGGAGGCTGTGCCAAATAAACATATCCGGCTTCGATGAGCGGCCGCATAAAGCGGAAGAGCAGGGTCAGTAACAGGGTGGTGATATGCTGGCCGTCCACATCGGCATCGGCCATAAGAACGATCTTGTGGTAGCGAGCCTTCTCCAGGTCGAAATCGTCGCCGATACCGGTGCCGAAGGCCGTAATCATAGCCTGAATCTCAGCATTGGAAAGCGCTCGATCGAGGCGAGCACGCTCCACATTGAGGATCTTACCGCGCAGCGGCAAAATAGCTTGGCTATTTGGATCGCGCCCCTGCACTGCCGAACCGCCTGCGGAGTCACCCTCCACCAGATAAATTTCGGAGATCGACGGGTCCTTTGAAGCACAGTCCTTGAGTTTACCGGGCATGGAGCTGGTTTCCAGCAGACCCTTACGTCGAGTTGTCTCTCGCGCTTTACGTGCCGCCATACGTGCCTGTGCCGCCGTAATAGCACGGCGCACCACATCCTTGGCGACAGCGGGGTTACGATCGAACCAATCGGCCATATGATCGTTAATCTCGCGCTGGGTAAAGGATTTTGCTTCGGAGTTACCGAGCTTTGTCTTCGTCTGCCCTTCGAACTGCGGCTCGGAAATCTTAATCGAAATAACCGCAGTCAGACCCTCACGCACGTCTTCACCGGTGAGATTATCGTCTTTATCGCGCAGCAGTTTATTCTCGCGAGCATAACGATTCACCAGAGACGTCAGCGCAGCACGGAAACCCTCTTCATGAGTACCGCCTTCGTGAGTGTTGATCGTATTCGCATAGGAGTGCACCGATTCTTTATAAGAACCGGTCCACTGCATAGCCACCTCAAGCGCCATATGACGCACGGTGTCTTCAGCCTCAAAGTAGATAATATCTTCGTTAATAACGGTTTTTGAACCCGCGTTGAGGAAGTGCACGTAGTCGAAAAGACCATTATCGTAACGATAGGTGACTGTGCGGTGCCCTTCAGCGTTTGCACCTACACGGTTGAGGGGAAGAACTTTATCTTTTTCATCCTCTTCTTCGGCGACCTCGTCGCCCCCCTCAAACTGGTCACGCTCATCGGTGAGAGAAATTGTCAGTCCCTTGTTCAGGAACGCCATCTGCTGGAACCTGGCACGCAGAGTCTCAAAATCAAACTCAACGGTCTCAAAAATCTCGGGATCAGGGTAGAACGTCTGAATAGTACCGGTCTTTTGAGAGACTTTACCGCGGCGCAGGGGACCATCAGGAATACCACCGTTAGCAAAAGAAATGTGCCAGGAATAACCCTGACGGTGGACTTCGGTTATAACCTTTTTTGAGAGCGCATTAACGACAGAAATACCCACGCCGTGCAAACCACCGGAAACGGCAT from Rothia dentocariosa ATCC 17931 encodes the following:
- a CDS encoding DUF3349 domain-containing protein; amino-acid sequence: MPDKNIISRVVDWLSVGYPKDVPVQDRAAVMAILKMRLTDEQLQEVVRRLMQSRAARGEAYVSDQRINEYIRRVVDHTPTPQDIDRVAKILGAHGFLISETHVNDGTEIEGHPEYVTYDDPTTGEIRIAELAAADVTLQNEALEQNNAGQHEEETQKAESA
- the gyrA gene encoding DNA gyrase subunit A, encoding MSEENQSENPDIEVTTNSGEIVLDDPHGHIEQVDLQTEMQRSYLDYAMAVIIGRALPDVRDGLKPVHRRVIYAMYDGGYRPDRAFNKCARVVGDVMGQFHPHGDSAIYDTLVRLIQSWIMRYPLALGQGNFGSPGNDGAAAPRYTETKMAPIALEMVRDINEDTVDFQPNYDGKSLEPTVLPARIPNLLVNGSSGIAVGMATNIPPHNLREVAAGVEWFLKNPNATNEELLSALMERIKGPDFPTGATILGTKGIEDAYRTGRGSITMRAVVNVEEIHGRTCLVVTELPYQANPDNLAIKIADLIKEGKVTGISDLRDETSGRTGQRLVIVLKRDAVPKVVLNNLYKHTQLQENFSANMLAIVDGVPRTLSLDAFIRHWVNHQMDVIVRRTRYRLRQAEEEAHILRGLLKALDALDEVIALIRRSPTADEARSALMDFLDIDEAQAQAILNMQLRRLAALERQKIQDRHDELQRLISEYNAIIASEDRQREIISEELGEIVNRYGDDRRTEILRGFNGDMSMEDLIPEEEVVVTITRGGYIKRTRSDQYRSQHRGGKGIRGAQLRGDDVVEHFFVTTTHSWILFFTNLGRVYRTKGYELQEAGRDAKGQHLANLLEFQPDEHIAQVMDLKTYEDAEYLVLATKGGLVKKSRLSDYDTNRTAGLIAINLRDDDEVVSAFLVSPEDDILLISRNGMSLRFHANNESLRPMGRSTSGVTGMKFRDGDELISAQVVIPESFVFVVTEGGYAKRTHVEGYRVQGRNGFGIKVAKLVEGRGALVGGLIVSENDEVLVVMQSGKVVRTNVSEVPAKGRDTMGVIFAKPGKGDSIIGIARNQDRQLDEQKEDDAEVEATEESVINSEVVDTQENTPTTASTDVDGGN
- the gyrB gene encoding DNA topoisomerase (ATP-hydrolyzing) subunit B, which codes for MRSTPRSYALVTSEQPHEYGASDITVLEGLEAVRKRPGMYIGSTTERGLHHLVYEVVDNSVDEALAGYASHIEVTIQADGGVRVQDDGRGIPVDEHPTEHKSTVEVVMTVLHAGGKFGGGGYAVSGGLHGVGISVVNALSKKVITEVHRQGYSWHISFANGGIPDGPLRRGKVSQKTGTIQTFYPDPEIFETVEFDFETLRARFQQMAFLNKGLTISLTDERDQFEGGDEVAEEEDEKDKVLPLNRVGANAEGHRTVTYRYDNGLFDYVHFLNAGSKTVINEDIIYFEAEDTVRHMALEVAMQWTGSYKESVHSYANTINTHEGGTHEEGFRAALTSLVNRYARENKLLRDKDDNLTGEDVREGLTAVISIKISEPQFEGQTKTKLGNSEAKSFTQREINDHMADWFDRNPAVAKDVVRRAITAAQARMAARKARETTRRKGLLETSSMPGKLKDCASKDPSISEIYLVEGDSAGGSAVQGRDPNSQAILPLRGKILNVERARLDRALSNAEIQAMITAFGTGIGDDFDLEKARYHKIVLMADADVDGQHITTLLLTLLFRFMRPLIEAGYVYLAQPPLYRIKWSNAPHDYVFSDAERDEALARGQAKNQRLPKDNGIQRYKGLGEMDYTELWDTTMDPQRRTLLQVKMEDAAAADQIFSVLMGEDVEARRDFIQQNAKDIRFLDI
- a CDS encoding peptidylprolyl isomerase; the encoded protein is MTNATAQATIHTNYGDIVVDLFGNHAPLTVENFIGLADGSKEWKHPRSGEVMNTPLYKDVVFHRIIKDFMIQGGDPLGMGIGGPGYQFKDEIHPELSFSKPYLLAMANAGPGTNGSQFFITTAETPWLNGRHTIFGEVADEASKKVVDAIESVETGAQDRPVKDVVISSIDIKKL
- a CDS encoding DUF2648 domain-containing protein — translated: MKKLFVLAAVSIVAFLGFKKVQSQQVRQAWQESTDSI
- a CDS encoding inorganic phosphate transporter; protein product: MTTELIILVIVVLTALAFDFTNGFHDTGNAMATSIATGALKPKTVVALSASLNLVGAFLSVEVAKTVGKGLVNLDRIDISTNGADLMLIVFTGLVGGILWNVLTWLFGLPSSSSHALFGGLIGSALAAMGLNGVQWEGVVSKIVIPAVMSPVVAALVSTVGTWLVYRVASPVSDDKKTNGFRWGQVGTASLMSLAHGTNDAQKTMGVIFLALVASGTVKDDDAIPFWVKASCAIAIALGTYLGGWRIIRTLGKGIVEVDTPQGVAADGASAAIILTSSHFGMALSTTHVATGSILGTGLGRKGAEVRWGVAGRMVIAWVITLPAAAAIGAITWLIGTGLNNLTNTHYVGELVVFLILLAFSIWMWRHSQKDAVDASNVTADWNDSKNGETEKTQDETLESRRSDDQDITELPSPAREKAGA
- a CDS encoding DUF3566 domain-containing protein, with amino-acid sequence MSANPQGSAPGKQTAPAAQGSPAGGTNASNRQNNASKPGGSSQQRSAKRPANGARPKNKGQRRQSIRPVPRSRIRRARLVVQRIDTWSVAKMVFLLSMALGIVTIVASVILWLFLQASGAFTGVNQILTSMGTGNTNIDITQMVNIGQVALATTILSVINTVIFTLLSMIGAILYNLAAKLVGGITLTLSDES
- a CDS encoding rhomboid family intramembrane serine protease; translation: MDYSSNPQQNSSQTEPTCPRHSDRVSYARCKRCMRPACGECQINLDVGMICPDCYRELYGRQYQARAPRRFVPYVTYTLIGINVVVYLLQLIIPQYWVYSMFALKWDYTEFTGEYYRVLTSGFLHSQNDYSHIVMNMLSLYIFGIALEQMMGWWRYLLVYLLSIVGGSFGVLLLDDPTAEVVGASGGIFGLIGAYLVIMVVLRERDNIRALMIMIAVNVAFGFLVPGISWQAHAGGFVIGALATAVLLAPQIIQRTRSIRR